The sequence GAGcagttatcttcaatttcttctctaTTATCTCCATCTCATCCTTTCTTTCATGGTCACCAGAGTCTTACCTGGTGCACCAGGAGCTAAGGGGAGAGGTAACTGTGGTCTTGATATAGAACCTGATGCAAATGTTATCTTTGATGACCTCTAATAGGATTAATTGGTGAAGTTATTTGTATAGAAAAATGCTTCCCCAGGGTCCCTTTGGCTGCTGGATAAGTAAGCTTCTAGGATATCTTCTCCTGGCCTTCTACGGAAGGATGAGGGCCCCCAGAGCTGTGCCCCGTAACTCCACATTGTCACTACAGACAGGAAGCCGAATTGTAGCTTTATCTAGCAGATGGAAATCACACTGTCAAAGCACCTTTGTCCTTTCTGATCCCCACCTGAATAGAGAAGTTAATATCAAAATTGCATTTGGCTTTGCCATTCCTGAATCTGGGAGCAAGTAATCTCACTAAACTTAGATGAAGTTTGATAATTCTCTGACAATTACCTTCCTTTGGTTTCAAATGAGATCACTTATTATACTTTttcatatatgcatttttaaagtgaTATTATCTCACAAATGAGTCCCACTTACTGGTAAATTCTTTCAAACAGTAAGCTTTATATCTTCCTCTTAGTAAGTCTTATCCAGAGATCACAGTTCTTGTGTTTGGAACCATAaatatcaagtaaaaaaaatcttcttttactTTAAGTAATGATGAAGTGAAGTAGTGGACATGGAGAATTATCCTCTGATAATTCGTTCTTGACTTGAAAGGACTGTATTCATATTCTGGCGCAGATATGGATCTGATGAAATGccttgtcttgtcttgtcttagCTTTGTCTCCTAAATTTGTCCTAGAGCTTCGACCAACTGTGATACTTTAAAATGAGGATGGGTGCAATGTGTTAAACCACGTAGGTAACATTCTGGTTTCTGACATTTCAGATTCACTTAAGTTCCTCCTGAACCTTCCTCAGTCCATAAGTCTTTCTGAAAGTCAATAGAATTTGGGAAGTCATGATTAGGAGTCAGTCTCTGAGAATGACTTGAGTCTGAATTTCCTTTCCCTGAAAGCTGTACTAAATGCATACTTAGGATGACTTGATTTGGGAGAGCCATATTGTGAACTGAAAATGAATTAACATAGTGAGTACCTTGAAACATAATTTCAAGCTTTCCCCATGTTTCGTCAGTAGGAAGATTTACCCTCTCGTCCACAGAGCTCCTTACCTGTGTATAACTCCATTCCTGGAAGCACCACTTCCTCTAGAATCTTAATGAAGGTATTCTCAAGCATTGAATCATTTTGGGTTATCGTTCTACcactagtttaattttttttttgccattagtgaaaaatcttttcttttaagggcTCGTGTGATCAGATTTAGTCCGctctgtcttttcatgacttgctatctcatttcattttagtaAGATAATCACTTCTAAATTTCCATCTGCTGCAAGATACTCCAGTCAAGATAACTTTCCATGTAAGGCATAGGACAAATCCCTGGAGAACGGGAGCAGCTGTTAGCCCATATCAACCAACACTCTAAGCAGCCAGGTTTGGGAGCACTGGGAGGAGGTGAGTGGGGCATCATTTTCTTAAGTGGCCATTATATCTCTGTAATGTATGTGTTTTCCAAACCTTATTCATTCCTTTCATATTCCTACAACACTGCCTCATAAGTATAGGATCACAGTAGCATCATCTATTGGATTTGGAAGAACCTCCATCTCATGTAATGAAAATCCTTTCTTTGATGCAGTACTTCCTGGCAAGGGTGATACAGTCAGTTCCTGTCTCCTTCTGGGTTACAGAGCTCAATCTTCATGAGAATATATGTTTTGAAGATATTCATACAGCCTCATCAGTAAAAATATCTTACCTTTtgagttaaaatattttcctctggCCTTACCTACCATTCCTCAGCAATGGATCAGAGTTCCTGTGTCATGCAGTTTAAGTCCTATTTCtaccatatttatatttataacatatatttataacatatatgttaCTTATAACATATATGAAGGTAAAATTCAGGCATCTAAATACCTTCACTAAGGATTCAGAGAATTCTTTTTcctaggattttgtttttgtttttgctatttgttGAGCAATCTTGTGTTGATGTTAaaaaccttctttttctttgaaaaatagaaaattttctttctatgaaaaatagaaaaatttttctaTGACATATATCTGTTAGCCTTCAGCATCCCACTCTAGTCCATGCTGAtcccatcttttaaatttttcctctcaaGGCTCTATCTCATCTTACCCAACTTTATGGTGCTTTTTTACTATTCTTACCATCTGTCAGCTTGGTGACAAGCCATAGAACTATAGGGGCATAGACTTCTAAGTTTCCCATaagaatacattttgtttatGAGCTTATTCATAACAATGACACTTTCTGAGGACTTAGGCtacaaagcaaaaattgacaTAATTGGATATAGAGGCCCCCTAGGTCCTTTGAACATCTCTAATAGCTCTGAATATCTAATTTAATCTAAAACCTACTATAAATACTCTCCTTTCATTTACCCTGTAAACATCTGCATCGTCTCAGAAAAAATCCAGCAATTATTTATTGATTAACAGAATGAATTTATATACCTCTCACTTGTCAttagttcattttatatttgcaagAGGAATAATCTGCTGACTTTTTAGATCAGATTAGTCTTTTCAATGTATCTCTAATATTTCGGACtctctttttttatcattttttaatcattttttcatttttatttatctttttttcatttttatcattttttaatcatttttatcacTGGATTTTGTGTTTCATCCAGAAGAATGAATTCCTAACTCAAATTCAGTATCCTTATGGtagattatcttttaaattatagtttatgCTATGTACTTATAACCCTctttggaagagagaaaatgatacTGGCAAAGGTTTTTTCCTAATATATGTTCTTATAAACCTTAGATCTCCTATAACTATGTGCTGATTATTCATCTCAATAGGCACTAGTGAATTTATTTATCATGAAGTCTTCCCATCATAACCCcatacaagttctttttttttaagtattcagtGATGATAAGCTAAATTTCAGACTTCACCAAGCTGTCCTGATGGAGATTCACTGATGGGTTGGTGCATTGGTCCAACAGACCACTCTGAAGTCCACCATGCTTATGAATACAAAACATATTTGCAGTGTTTCCTGGGATATACTGTTGCAAATAGGTTGTTTTTAGTACCCTGTATTTTATAACAGATACACCTGTGTGAGATCTACAGGAAACTAAATTTTGTGATGACAGTAACATACACCCAAGGAAATGATATGCTTATATTGAttcataaaatagattttaaagtaaaataaatgtctgGGTGGACTGCAGTCATTTGTAGTTCCTTTATATAGATAAATTGAAGTATTCCTTTAGTCTCCTCCCTGGTTTCCCcatttctgttttccccttttggcctcttttaaatgaatttgtttCCTCAATTACttgcaaataagaaataaatttcttaaacagGGGCAATCATTTCATTAATCATTGACCAAATGGTCAACCAGATTTGCTTGCCTGCATTTTTTTAGCTTTCATTTCCTGTATTTTGGGGAAATGAACAATGGGAAACAGAATGTAACTTACCATCAAATGTGTGTtgcttgtgtgcacacatacacacacacacacacacacacagagtttagTATTCAAGCTGTGTTACTTAGATATCATCAAGTGATAAGGatgaaaaaagtgaataaaacatagggtttctctctttttataagtTTAATCACAGTTAAATCTCTtgatgaaaatggaaagagatcAGAGTTCTAGGTTTTCTTGGGCTGGGCTCCCTGTAAGCAAAACCTGAGACAAGGATTCAGATGTATGCAATTTATTAATGACACTGTCTAGAGACAGGGAGTAAGAAACAACAGGGTAAATAGGGGAAGGAGATGGGCAAGGATCTAGTCCCAGGTGGAGTTTAGCTTTAGAAGGGAAAGAGTTGTTATTCACCTGTGGGCTGCCTCCAGGAAAGCCGGGGTTATAATCTTGGTGAAGCAGTTCTGATTGACTTGAGAATAATAGCCTGAAGAAAGCAGCAAATGTGAGTGATGAGCAGCTAACACTCACAGGAACAAGGAGAGGGTGCACAGTTCTGTAACGTGATCTGGACAAAGCACCAATCACGTCATAGCCTCTTCTATATATTCCTTCTCCTGGctcactttcttccttctttgcccTAATTGAGGTGTAATGAAAACACAGCCTCCACTCTTGGAGGCTATTTTTGACTTGAGTTGCAGTCCCTTCAGTCCCTTCCCAACTCATCAGAAAATTTCAATCAAAATGTAGAAATCTATTCCTTCTGTCCCTCAAGCCTTTTCATagtaaaaggagggaaaagaaaccaTCTCTTCCACTTAACTACTGGTATATGTTCTGGAGATGGTACCATCATCACAGCTAAAGTTGGAGTAGTAGaataagaatgaaggaaaaaagcaaaggagtATGGGGAtgtctgtttcctctcttttataCTTGGTTCCTCTTATCACAAATGAGTTTTCTTAAGTAGGTGCTGTCTTGGGAAATAAATATAAGCTTATAGTTCTTGAGACAAATTCATGATCATTTGATGGAGAGGGGAGACATCAATGATATGTTTGGGCTGATAAGTAATTATAACACTCAGTGAGGAAGAATTCATACTTCTTTACAGGAAAATTCCAGACCATCAGTTGCCAAACATACAGGTTGCCACAATTGTGTGAACATCTGTGGGGCAATTCATGGGAGTTAGATTGGATTAGCTATAAATAGACCAACTTTATTCTATGCAAACTAACTATTATTTTATATCCTTACAACTCTGTTCCTGTCCACCATCTTCTTaaccccccaaaatatattttagatacattatAGACATACCTTTAAAAGGACACACCTTTGTTATCACAGAAATTGAGTGGCAAACAGTACACAcaaattttctcctaaaaaattGCACAAATTAGTTTAGACCAAAGACTTGAGTTTACAGAGATAATGTAGGGCCAATTGTAGTTCTACTTTCACAATTATTTTACCAAGATATCTGATCATGGGTGTTTGATATGAGACTTTTTTGCTCCTCTGCCAAAACCCAGAGTTCTCACATTCTGTGTGAGGAACTATGATGGTCAGAGATCACGCTTCAACTCTATGTGTAGTAAAAAGGTGAAGAATGCCACTCTGAATCTGCTTGGTTTTGACACTATAGATGATAGGATTCATTagtggagggaaaagaaaatatatgtagcTCATAGTGAGGTGGACAATATGTGGGACCTGCTTCCCAAACCGATGAATCAGAGACAATCCAATCACTGCGACATAGAAAACCAAGACACAGCAGATATGGGAGACACAGGTATTAAGGGTCTTGGCCCTCTCCACTTTGGAGGCAATCCTCAGGACACTCTTGAGTATCAACACATAGGAGATGAGGATAATCAGAGAATCCAGCACAAATATAAGGACTACAAGCACAACTGGATACAGGCGATTGAAGGTGGTATCAGCACAGGCCAGTTTGATGACATCCTGGTGAAGGCAGAATGCATGGGAGAGGACATGGGAATGGCAATAGGGGAAAAAGTATAGGGGTAAAATTGGAGGGATAACAGATACAAACCCCCTCATCAGAACTCCCAGCCCAATTTTCAGCACTTGATTATTAGTGAGTATAGAAGTATATCGAAGGGGGGTTGCAAATGGCTATAAAATGATCGTAG comes from Mustela erminea isolate mMusErm1 chromosome 9, mMusErm1.Pri, whole genome shotgun sequence and encodes:
- the LOC116599150 gene encoding LOW QUALITY PROTEIN: olfactory receptor 51B5-like (The sequence of the model RefSeq protein was modified relative to this genomic sequence to represent the inferred CDS: deleted 1 base in 1 codon) → MWPNSSSSSFLLTGFPGLEAVHHWISTPFFFIYIFILLGNSTLLLLIKEDHNLHEPMYYFLAMLAATDLGLTLTTMPTVLRVLWLDHREIGKVACFSQAYVIHSLAFVESGVLLAMAYDHFIAICNPLRYTSILTNNQVLKIGLGVLMRGFVSVIPPILPLYFFPYCHSHVLSHAFCLHQDVIKLACADTTFNRLYPVVLVVLIFVLDSLIILISYVLILKSVLRIASKVERAKTLNTCVSHICCVLVFYVAVIGLSLIHRFGKQVPHIVHLTMSYIYFLFPPLMNPIIYSVKTKQIQSGILHLFTTHRVEA